In the Natronolimnobius baerhuensis genome, one interval contains:
- a CDS encoding ABC transporter ATP-binding protein, whose amino-acid sequence MSTTEDETPFDAYREDVDRPLTRLFREYAPGYLGYFSVGMVANFIARMASLIPPLILGTAIDAIFVAPNAEAFDLPLVPSAWLPTAEIAQFQFSVAAIIISFLLVAVFTWIYGVTANLFAHSVMHTVRVDSFEKMQQLDMAFFDEKQTGEVMAVLNNDTQNLEMFLDNAIMNAARLIVMVGGIAAVLFYLNWQLAFVTLFAVPAMVVFTLWFMRVVEPRYVRQRSSVGRLNTRLENAIAGMSLTKTTSSEAYEVERVSDSSMNMFERTMDVLRLSYIYRPGMELLAGVAFAATFLVGGYWLTTNTAPGPMTGTLSVGDFVIFLMLTQRIVDPLAEVSNIVDQYENAKASSERIFGLMDIPVHVDDPDEPAALEPVQGQVAYEDVSFSYEDSEVRAGSGDETAFEETVIEDISFDAEPGETVAFVGATGAGKSTVLKLLLRLYDVQDGTIRLDGHDVREIALSDLRSAVGYVSQDTFLFDGTIADNIRYGHFDATDEDVKTAAKAAQAHEFITDLAEGYDTRVGERGVKLSGGQRQRIALARTVLADPAVLILDEATSAVDTKTELLIQQSIDELTEDRTTLAIAHRLSTVKDADTILVMDDGEIVERGSHDELLAADGQYATLWSAQAGDRERAAKALMEDD is encoded by the coding sequence GTGAGTACCACAGAGGACGAAACACCGTTTGACGCCTATCGTGAGGATGTCGACCGACCGCTGACGAGACTCTTTCGCGAGTACGCACCCGGCTATCTCGGCTACTTTTCGGTTGGGATGGTCGCGAACTTCATCGCCCGCATGGCGAGTCTCATCCCACCGTTGATCCTGGGGACCGCTATCGACGCGATTTTTGTCGCGCCAAACGCGGAAGCGTTCGACCTCCCGCTGGTTCCGAGTGCGTGGTTGCCAACCGCAGAAATCGCACAGTTCCAGTTCTCTGTCGCCGCGATCATCATCTCGTTTCTCCTCGTCGCCGTCTTTACCTGGATTTACGGCGTCACCGCGAATCTGTTCGCCCACAGCGTGATGCACACCGTCCGGGTCGACTCCTTCGAGAAGATGCAACAACTCGATATGGCCTTCTTCGACGAGAAACAGACCGGCGAGGTCATGGCCGTGCTCAACAACGACACCCAGAACCTCGAGATGTTCCTCGATAACGCGATCATGAACGCCGCCCGGTTGATCGTCATGGTCGGCGGAATCGCGGCCGTGCTCTTCTATCTCAACTGGCAACTCGCCTTCGTCACCCTGTTTGCCGTGCCCGCGATGGTCGTCTTTACGCTCTGGTTCATGCGCGTCGTCGAACCCCGCTACGTTCGCCAGCGTTCGTCCGTCGGCCGACTGAATACGCGCCTCGAGAACGCCATCGCCGGCATGAGCCTGACAAAAACGACCTCGAGCGAGGCCTACGAAGTTGAGCGGGTCAGTGACTCCTCGATGAACATGTTCGAGCGGACAATGGACGTGCTCAGACTGAGTTACATCTACCGGCCGGGCATGGAACTGCTCGCCGGCGTCGCCTTCGCCGCGACCTTCCTCGTCGGAGGCTACTGGCTCACGACAAACACCGCGCCGGGACCGATGACGGGCACGCTCTCGGTTGGCGATTTCGTTATCTTCCTCATGCTCACCCAGCGCATCGTCGACCCGCTCGCCGAAGTGTCGAACATCGTCGACCAGTACGAAAATGCCAAAGCCTCGAGCGAGCGCATTTTCGGCCTGATGGACATTCCGGTCCACGTCGACGATCCGGACGAGCCAGCGGCTCTCGAGCCGGTCCAGGGCCAAGTGGCCTACGAAGACGTCTCCTTCAGCTACGAGGACAGCGAGGTTCGGGCGGGATCGGGCGACGAGACGGCCTTCGAGGAGACTGTCATCGAAGATATCTCCTTCGACGCCGAACCGGGCGAGACGGTCGCGTTCGTCGGCGCGACTGGGGCGGGAAAATCGACAGTGCTCAAACTTCTGCTCCGACTGTACGACGTCCAGGACGGGACCATCCGACTCGATGGCCACGATGTTCGCGAGATTGCACTCTCGGATCTTCGGTCGGCAGTCGGCTACGTCAGCCAGGATACGTTCCTCTTCGATGGCACAATCGCGGACAACATCCGCTACGGACACTTCGACGCCACCGACGAGGACGTCAAAACGGCCGCAAAAGCCGCCCAGGCCCACGAGTTCATCACCGACCTCGCTGAGGGCTACGACACTCGAGTCGGCGAGCGTGGGGTCAAACTCTCCGGCGGACAGCGACAGCGAATCGCACTCGCACGCACTGTCCTCGCCGATCCGGCAGTGTTGATCCTCGATGAAGCGACGAGTGCGGTCGATACGAAGACGGAGTTGCTGATTCAACAGTCAATCGACGAACTCACTGAGGATCGGACGACGCTTGCGATTGCACACCGCCTCTCGACGGTCAAAGACGCGGATACGATCCTCGTAATGGATGACGGAGAGATCGTCGAACGCGGGAGTCACGACGAACTGCTCGCGGCCGATGGCCAGTACGCGACGCTGTGGAGTGCACAGGCAGGTGATCGAGAACGGGCAGCGAAAGCGCTGATGGAAGACGACTGA
- the thsB gene encoding thermosome subunit beta, producing MQQGQPMIVMSEDSQRVKDKDAQDYNISAARAVAEAVRSTLGPKGMDKMLVDSMGSVTITNDGVTILQEMDIDNPTAEMIIEVAETQEDEAGDGTTTAVAIAGELLKNAEDLLEQDIHPTAIIKGFHLASEQAREEIDDIAQDVDTDDEQLLRSVAETSMTGKGTEVNKEHLSQLIIDAVKQVTVESDEGDNVVDLEYLNIETQTGRSAGESDLLVGGIVDKDPVHDNMPTSAEDADVLLLNQAIEVEEADVDTEVSVTDPDQLQKFLDREEEQLKEKVEQIADLGADVVFCQKGIDDLAQHYLAKEGILAVRRAKKSDLEFLSEVVNGAVISDLASATEADLGHGDVTRDEEDELFYVEGDDAHGVTLLLRGSTEHVVDELERGVNDALDVVAQTVSDGRVLAGGGAIEVELASRLRDYADSVSGREQLAVEAFADSLELVPRVLAGNAGLDSIDTLVDLRAAHEDGDIEAGLNVFSGDVEDTYEAGVVEPAHAKEQAVTSAAEAANLVLKIDDIISAGDLSTDKGDDEAGGPGGAGGMGGMGGGMGGMM from the coding sequence ATGCAGCAGGGACAGCCGATGATCGTGATGAGCGAGGATTCCCAGCGCGTCAAGGACAAGGACGCCCAGGACTACAATATCAGCGCCGCGCGTGCGGTCGCCGAGGCCGTCCGCTCGACGCTCGGACCGAAGGGAATGGACAAGATGCTCGTCGACTCGATGGGATCGGTCACCATCACGAACGACGGCGTCACCATCCTGCAGGAGATGGACATCGACAACCCGACGGCCGAGATGATCATCGAGGTCGCCGAAACCCAGGAAGACGAGGCTGGTGACGGCACCACGACCGCCGTTGCAATCGCCGGCGAACTCCTCAAAAACGCTGAGGACCTCCTCGAGCAGGACATTCACCCAACGGCGATCATCAAGGGCTTCCACCTCGCAAGCGAGCAGGCTCGCGAAGAAATCGACGACATCGCACAGGACGTCGACACCGACGACGAGCAACTCCTTCGCTCGGTCGCCGAAACCTCGATGACCGGCAAGGGCACCGAAGTCAACAAAGAACACCTCTCGCAGCTCATCATCGACGCCGTCAAGCAGGTCACCGTCGAGAGCGACGAGGGCGACAACGTCGTCGACCTCGAGTACCTCAACATTGAGACCCAGACCGGCCGCAGCGCCGGCGAATCCGATCTGCTCGTTGGCGGCATCGTGGACAAAGATCCCGTCCACGACAACATGCCAACCTCGGCCGAAGACGCCGACGTGCTCCTGCTCAACCAGGCAATCGAAGTCGAGGAAGCCGACGTCGACACCGAAGTCTCCGTCACGGACCCCGACCAGCTCCAGAAGTTCCTCGACCGCGAGGAAGAACAGCTCAAAGAGAAGGTCGAACAGATCGCCGACCTCGGCGCTGACGTCGTCTTCTGCCAGAAAGGCATCGACGACCTCGCACAGCACTATCTCGCCAAGGAGGGCATCCTCGCCGTCCGCCGCGCCAAGAAGTCTGATCTCGAGTTCCTCTCGGAAGTCGTCAACGGCGCCGTTATCTCCGACCTCGCAAGCGCAACCGAAGCCGACCTCGGCCACGGTGACGTCACCCGCGACGAGGAAGACGAACTGTTCTACGTCGAAGGCGACGACGCCCACGGCGTCACCCTCCTGCTTCGCGGCTCGACCGAACACGTTGTCGACGAACTCGAGCGCGGTGTCAACGACGCACTCGATGTCGTCGCACAGACCGTCTCGGACGGCCGTGTCCTCGCAGGCGGCGGTGCCATCGAGGTCGAACTCGCCTCGCGCCTTCGTGACTACGCCGACTCCGTCTCCGGCCGCGAACAGCTGGCCGTCGAAGCCTTCGCCGACTCGCTCGAGCTCGTCCCACGCGTGCTCGCCGGAAACGCCGGTCTCGACTCCATCGATACGCTCGTCGACCTTCGTGCAGCCCACGAGGACGGCGATATCGAAGCCGGTCTGAACGTCTTCTCGGGCGACGTCGAGGACACCTACGAGGCTGGCGTTGTCGAGCCAGCCCACGCAAAGGAACAGGCTGTGACCTCCGCTGCTGAGGCCGCAAACCTTGTCCTCAAAATTGACGACATCATCTCCGCTGGCGACCTGTCGACCGACAAGGGCGACGACGAAGCCGGCGGCCCCGGCGGTGCTGGCGGCATGGGCGGCATGGGCGGCGGCATGGGCGGCATGATGTAA
- a CDS encoding SOS response-associated peptidase, producing the protein MCGRYTLTLERDDLEDRFGVTVDDSYTPRYNAAPGQKLPVITSDAPEAVQHLEWGLVPSWADDDTGGLINARAETVDEKPSFQAAYEQRRCLVPADGFYEWVETGTDGDESENGSGGKQPYRVTFEDDRPFAMAGLWERWEPDDETTQSGLDAFGGGVEGDDAADGPLETFTIITTEPNDRIADLHHRMAVILEPGSEREWLTADDPKALLEPYPDDEMCAYPVSQAVNNPANDDPVLLEPLES; encoded by the coding sequence ATGTGCGGTCGCTACACACTCACCCTCGAGCGCGACGACCTCGAAGATCGCTTCGGTGTGACCGTCGATGACTCCTACACGCCGCGGTACAACGCCGCGCCGGGCCAGAAACTGCCAGTTATCACGAGCGATGCACCAGAGGCGGTTCAGCATCTCGAGTGGGGGCTGGTGCCCTCGTGGGCCGACGACGACACCGGCGGGCTGATCAACGCGCGTGCGGAGACGGTCGACGAGAAGCCGAGCTTTCAGGCAGCCTACGAGCAGCGTCGGTGTTTGGTCCCAGCGGATGGGTTTTACGAGTGGGTCGAGACGGGGACCGACGGCGACGAGAGCGAGAACGGCAGTGGCGGAAAACAACCCTACAGAGTCACCTTCGAGGACGACCGCCCGTTCGCGATGGCCGGCTTGTGGGAGCGCTGGGAACCCGACGACGAGACCACTCAGTCCGGCCTCGACGCGTTTGGTGGCGGCGTCGAGGGCGACGATGCAGCCGACGGCCCGCTCGAGACGTTTACGATCATCACGACCGAGCCAAACGACCGCATCGCGGACTTGCACCACCGAATGGCCGTCATCCTCGAGCCCGGCAGTGAACGAGAGTGGTTGACAGCCGATGATCCAAAGGCGCTCCTCGAGCCGTATCCGGACGACGAAATGTGCGCCTATCCAGTCTCACAGGCTGTCAACAATCCAGCGAACGACGACCCCGTATTGCTCGAGCCACTCGAGTCCTGA
- a CDS encoding MFS transporter — protein sequence MSGADDPVTDPDGNPNSGSTNSSGLSRSEYLVIASVIASTFFVGFGGGVIFPILPNLGQVLGISPFLVGIILSANRFSRLFANAPAGSLVDRIGTRKPFVVGMLIQALATFGYVIAYVAPAPEAWFLLARIIWGLGSALVFATAYTIAADVSKSGSRGQSMGLIRGGSIFGFPTGLVLGGIVSDVADGVLFALPGDVIAFILATVFSLFAAALAYATVPETHVDGEVNRSIKPWEIDYTVSTLTVGLVNFTILFAYIGALFATLVLFLGELEVSVFGFDSQGSSGIFMAVTVIAAAVFMFYGGYVSDNRGSRVPTLLVFVLISSVGFLLLAVASSVWTLTLACIFIGAGQGGTSGPLIALLADLTPNDRMGRATGTNNVLGDIGGGVGPLVSLPLVETVGFWPIYAACALLPLIAGGILLLGMKYETGHLFPTTAVIDTDGNSPAD from the coding sequence ATGAGCGGTGCGGACGATCCAGTCACTGATCCTGACGGCAACCCCAACAGCGGGTCGACCAACTCGAGTGGACTCTCGCGCAGCGAGTACCTCGTTATCGCGTCGGTGATCGCGAGTACGTTCTTCGTCGGCTTCGGCGGCGGCGTCATCTTCCCAATCTTGCCGAACCTGGGCCAGGTGCTTGGCATCTCGCCGTTTCTCGTCGGCATCATCCTGAGCGCGAATCGCTTCTCGAGGCTGTTTGCGAACGCGCCGGCGGGTAGTCTGGTTGACCGGATCGGGACGCGAAAACCGTTCGTCGTCGGCATGTTGATCCAGGCGCTCGCGACTTTCGGCTACGTCATCGCGTACGTCGCGCCGGCACCCGAAGCGTGGTTCTTACTCGCGCGGATCATCTGGGGACTTGGGAGTGCGCTCGTCTTTGCGACGGCGTATACGATTGCTGCGGACGTCAGCAAGAGCGGCTCGCGCGGCCAGAGTATGGGGCTCATCCGCGGCGGGAGTATCTTCGGCTTCCCGACCGGGCTCGTCCTCGGTGGCATCGTCAGCGACGTCGCTGACGGCGTCCTCTTTGCGCTGCCCGGCGACGTGATCGCGTTTATCCTCGCGACCGTCTTCTCGCTGTTCGCGGCGGCGCTTGCCTACGCCACTGTCCCAGAGACCCACGTCGACGGCGAGGTCAACCGCTCGATCAAGCCCTGGGAGATCGACTACACCGTCTCGACGCTCACTGTCGGCCTGGTTAACTTCACGATCCTCTTTGCCTACATCGGCGCGTTGTTCGCGACACTCGTGCTCTTTCTGGGCGAACTTGAGGTCAGCGTCTTCGGCTTCGATTCACAGGGCAGTTCAGGCATCTTCATGGCTGTGACGGTGATCGCGGCCGCCGTATTCATGTTCTATGGCGGCTACGTCAGCGATAATCGCGGCTCTCGAGTGCCGACACTGCTGGTGTTCGTGCTTATCTCGTCCGTTGGCTTTCTGTTGCTCGCGGTCGCTTCCTCCGTCTGGACGCTGACGCTTGCGTGCATCTTCATCGGTGCCGGACAGGGCGGGACGAGTGGGCCGCTCATCGCCTTGCTCGCCGATCTAACCCCGAACGACCGGATGGGTAGAGCAACTGGTACGAACAACGTCCTCGGCGATATCGGCGGCGGGGTTGGACCGCTCGTCTCGCTCCCACTCGTCGAAACCGTCGGCTTCTGGCCGATTTACGCCGCTTGTGCGCTCTTGCCACTGATCGCAGGCGGTATCTTACTCCTCGGAATGAAATACGAAACCGGTCATCTGTTTCCGACGACAGCCGTCATCGACACTGACGGGAACTCACCGGCCGACTAA
- a CDS encoding RNA-binding protein, whose product MQVKSRHHLRSDAVSDLEDALADHLGVESDGDTYERVEFEETDWEVILIDGEPQVAYFDDEPFLTVRGANAYEPEKRLVTVDSGAISFVSDGADVMRPGITEATDDISPDDLVIIAEESHGKVLAVGRARVNGDEMVGTEGKVVDSLHHVGDELYDFAG is encoded by the coding sequence ATGCAGGTCAAATCGCGGCATCATCTCCGGAGCGACGCCGTCTCGGACCTCGAGGATGCACTGGCTGACCACCTTGGTGTCGAGTCCGACGGCGATACCTACGAGCGCGTCGAATTCGAAGAAACAGACTGGGAAGTGATCCTGATCGACGGCGAGCCCCAGGTCGCGTACTTCGACGACGAGCCGTTTCTAACCGTGCGCGGAGCCAACGCCTACGAACCCGAAAAGCGACTGGTGACCGTCGATTCGGGTGCAATTTCGTTCGTCAGCGACGGTGCAGACGTGATGCGCCCCGGTATTACGGAGGCGACCGACGACATTTCGCCAGATGACCTGGTCATCATCGCCGAGGAGTCCCACGGCAAAGTGCTCGCAGTCGGTCGCGCTCGCGTCAACGGGGACGAAATGGTCGGGACTGAAGGGAAAGTCGTCGACTCGCTCCATCACGTTGGCGACGAACTGTACGACTTCGCTGGATAG
- a CDS encoding TMEM175 family protein produces the protein MGWTLEGDGTDRMEGLSDGVFAIVLTLLVLQFEVPDVDAAALPGALADQETLLISYLLSFVVVGLYWIIHHNLFQNLVAHNRVLLWLNLLFLLSISFLPYPTEVLGSYGTAFAWMLYAGNLALVGILLTLTWAYAARSGFTSDDITDDIATLITIRGLLGPFVFVLSIGVATVSVSVAFFVPLLIAPLQFLWVRHYNRVTNDSSATQSVDQSQ, from the coding sequence ATGGGCTGGACACTCGAGGGAGACGGAACGGACCGTATGGAAGGGCTGAGCGATGGTGTCTTTGCCATCGTGCTGACGCTGCTGGTGTTACAGTTCGAGGTTCCAGACGTCGACGCGGCGGCGTTACCTGGGGCACTTGCCGATCAGGAGACGCTGCTGATTAGCTACCTGCTGAGCTTTGTCGTCGTTGGTCTCTACTGGATCATCCATCACAACCTGTTTCAAAACCTCGTCGCCCACAACCGAGTATTGCTGTGGCTGAACCTGCTGTTCTTGCTCTCGATTTCGTTCTTGCCCTATCCGACTGAGGTGCTTGGCAGCTATGGGACTGCCTTCGCCTGGATGCTCTACGCCGGCAACCTCGCGCTGGTTGGCATCTTGCTCACACTCACCTGGGCCTACGCTGCGCGATCCGGATTTACCAGCGATGATATTACCGACGACATAGCGACCCTCATCACGATCCGTGGGCTGCTCGGTCCGTTCGTCTTTGTGCTCTCGATTGGCGTTGCGACGGTGTCCGTCTCCGTCGCCTTTTTCGTCCCGTTGTTGATCGCGCCGCTCCAATTTCTGTGGGTTCGACACTATAATCGCGTGACCAACGACTCGAGTGCCACTCAGTCCGTTGACCAATCACAGTGA
- a CDS encoding DUF7562 family protein yields MWPWSSQNRTTTVTCLACGEEIGRSKAREYDKYGNRWDREDKAFEYLCKDCHRELCPHPRHGLEDLLVELEAGERDQEAFLRAYLLTVQKRQDRVEERREWE; encoded by the coding sequence ATGTGGCCTTGGTCCTCACAAAACCGGACGACGACGGTCACCTGTCTTGCCTGTGGCGAGGAGATTGGCCGGTCGAAGGCCCGTGAGTACGATAAGTACGGCAATCGCTGGGACCGCGAAGACAAGGCCTTCGAGTATCTCTGTAAAGACTGTCATCGTGAGCTCTGTCCTCACCCACGCCATGGTCTCGAGGACCTCTTGGTAGAACTCGAGGCCGGCGAACGTGACCAGGAGGCGTTCTTACGGGCGTATCTGCTCACCGTCCAGAAACGCCAGGATCGCGTCGAAGAACGCCGCGAGTGGGAGTGA
- a CDS encoding ABC transporter permease subunit: MTRGWRLIARKEIGDAIRNRQLYSNAAMFIILFGLVTYFHVGQAREGFADPVDLVEFLNLFAIMLVPAVGLMLSYAAIVKRREDGQLTLLLGLPHNRRDVVIGTYLGRFVILTLALAAGTITAAILALVFGVELATTELLGFTVLASALGLAYIAIAICLSMLTRDQTWASIAAFCTFLLFVLAWRFVPEVTTYIVYGFEMPAQQPWWHDYVGTLSPSVAYERALEFVIGEEFDQRLSAFGIFVLAGWAVLAPAAGYLQFKTSDL, encoded by the coding sequence ATGACTCGCGGCTGGCGGCTGATCGCTCGCAAGGAGATCGGGGATGCGATTCGCAACCGGCAGCTGTACTCGAACGCTGCGATGTTCATCATCCTGTTCGGACTCGTCACGTACTTCCACGTCGGGCAGGCACGCGAGGGCTTTGCCGACCCCGTTGACCTCGTGGAGTTTCTCAACCTCTTTGCGATCATGCTCGTCCCGGCAGTCGGGTTGATGCTGTCCTATGCGGCAATCGTTAAGCGCCGCGAAGATGGGCAACTGACCCTGCTGCTCGGACTGCCCCACAACCGACGCGATGTCGTCATCGGCACCTATCTCGGCCGGTTCGTCATCCTCACGCTCGCGCTCGCGGCAGGCACTATCACCGCAGCGATACTCGCACTCGTCTTTGGCGTCGAACTGGCAACCACTGAATTGCTCGGCTTCACCGTGCTTGCAAGCGCGCTCGGCCTCGCCTACATCGCTATTGCGATCTGTCTGTCCATGCTGACGCGCGACCAGACGTGGGCCTCAATCGCTGCGTTCTGTACGTTCTTGCTGTTCGTCCTCGCTTGGCGATTCGTCCCCGAGGTGACGACCTACATCGTCTACGGCTTCGAGATGCCCGCCCAGCAGCCGTGGTGGCACGACTACGTCGGCACACTCTCACCGTCGGTCGCCTACGAGCGCGCTCTCGAGTTCGTCATCGGCGAGGAGTTCGATCAGAGGCTGTCTGCGTTTGGCATCTTCGTACTCGCTGGATGGGCCGTCCTCGCACCCGCAGCCGGCTACCTGCAGTTTAAAACGAGCGATCTCTGA
- a CDS encoding ABC transporter ATP-binding protein: protein MSAIALRNVQKRFGNVDALRGIDLEVDSGEVFGFLGPNGAGKSTTIDILLHYTHPSSGSVEVLDHDVTANPVAVRNRTGILPEGFAAFETMTGRQHVEYAIESNAADDDPDVLLERVGLEGVGDRLARDYSKGMTQRLALAMALVGEPDLLILDEPSTGLDPHGVRRMREIVRAERDRGATVFFSSHILEQVEAVADRVGILRGGELVAVDTIDGLRGAVDADAELTVDIAEDPTALAPEIDSLEGVSSVIKRDGELVVACTNEAKLSVLDEIRAAGGTVRNFTTGEASLEDLFVSYTEGAR from the coding sequence ATGAGCGCGATTGCCCTCCGCAATGTACAGAAGCGCTTCGGGAACGTCGATGCCCTTCGCGGAATCGATCTCGAGGTGGACTCCGGCGAGGTGTTCGGCTTTTTGGGGCCGAACGGCGCCGGCAAGTCGACGACAATCGACATCCTGTTGCACTACACACACCCGAGTAGCGGGTCTGTTGAGGTCCTCGACCACGACGTGACCGCCAACCCAGTCGCCGTCAGAAACCGCACCGGCATCCTCCCCGAAGGCTTCGCCGCCTTCGAGACGATGACCGGCCGCCAGCACGTCGAATACGCCATCGAATCGAACGCGGCCGACGACGATCCAGACGTCCTTCTCGAGCGCGTCGGCCTCGAGGGCGTTGGCGACCGACTCGCCAGGGACTACTCGAAGGGAATGACACAGCGACTCGCACTCGCGATGGCGCTCGTGGGCGAACCCGACCTGCTGATCCTCGACGAACCCTCGACGGGGCTCGACCCCCACGGTGTCCGGCGAATGCGCGAGATCGTCCGCGCGGAACGCGACCGCGGCGCGACGGTCTTCTTCTCGAGTCACATCCTGGAACAGGTCGAAGCCGTCGCCGACCGCGTGGGCATTCTCCGCGGCGGCGAACTCGTCGCCGTCGACACCATCGACGGCCTGCGCGGCGCAGTCGACGCCGACGCCGAACTGACGGTCGATATCGCCGAAGACCCGACCGCACTCGCACCCGAAATCGACTCGCTCGAGGGCGTTTCGTCGGTGATCAAACGCGACGGCGAACTGGTCGTCGCCTGTACGAACGAGGCGAAACTCTCCGTGTTAGACGAAATTCGTGCTGCTGGCGGAACGGTTCGTAACTTTACGACCGGCGAGGCCTCGCTCGAGGACCTGTTCGTTTCCTATACGGAGGGAGCACGATGA